A region of Toxorhynchites rutilus septentrionalis strain SRP chromosome 1, ASM2978413v1, whole genome shotgun sequence DNA encodes the following proteins:
- the LOC129761458 gene encoding uncharacterized protein LOC129761458, which translates to MSKKKDAQNTLQNKDSAITSVETGISFKEALEQIKVGILPKDYPNTDPTTAQLDSIRNSLLTAIERNEPVKPKFFNCSYKSGYLILSCKDHQTSEWLKKVVPGIILDDNIKLVALDAKNIPRPEILHAFFPQSATFSDERLKSLIESQNENLSTDKWRILKRSNPNEIHADWTLTVDEASMRKLISTNFNKNFQFGGTKLRKTNPKQRQVITQRLVTPK; encoded by the coding sequence atgagcaaaaaaaaagatgccCAAAACACTCTTCAAAACAAAGACTCCGCAATAACTTCTGTCGAAACTGGAATCTCCTTCAAGGAAGCTTTGGAACAGATCAAAGTTGGAATACTCCCGAAGGACTATCCCAACACCGATCCTACTACGGCTCAGTTAGATTCCATCCGAAATTCTCTACTCACTGCAATAGAAAGAAACGAGCCGGTTAAgcccaaatttttcaattgctcgtaTAAGTCAGGTTATCTAATCCTTTCGTGCAAAGACCATCAAACTTCGGAATGGTTGAAGAAAGTGGTTCCCGGGATAATCCTAGACGACAACATCAAACTGGTTGCTCTAGACGCTAAAAATATTCCGCGTCCAGAAATTCTCCATGCCTTTTTCCCACAAAGCGCAACATTCAGCGACGAGAGACTCAAAAGCCTCATtgagagtcaaaatgaaaatctctCCACCGATAAATGGCGAATACTAAAGAGATCCAATCCCAACGAAATTCACGCGGACTGGACGCTAACAGTCGACGAAGCTTCAATGCGTAAACTAATTAGCACAAACTTCAATAAAAACTTCCAATTTGGCGGAACAAAGCTGAGGAAAACAAATCCAAAGCAGCGCCAAGTCATAACCCAGAGACTAGTGACTCCAAAATAG